The following proteins are encoded in a genomic region of Cryptomeria japonica chromosome 11, Sugi_1.0, whole genome shotgun sequence:
- the LOC131043453 gene encoding cytochrome P450 81Q32-like has product MEVFTDISSSMMSVMLVGAATMLVVATILLKRHRNYSIHLPPGPRALPVIGHFHLLIDKTRPLHQILSSLSTQYGPIMHLKFGSCPVLVVSSSALAKECLTVNDKNFSSRPSLAQGQFLGYNNYNLAWAPYGRYWRNARKICVLEILTPKRIQDFGTKRRQEIHKAVNSLFQQAQLKSIVDMKSVLARLTFNILMTMIIDEKYFGEESGISVDLITHLIEEFFVLNGVIDIGDYIPWLKRFDLQGYEKAMKKVHKNLDLYMQRIVEKHREKGIKDGGEMEDFIDVLISQAENNGEAIADKDAFIKITAIVMFSAGSDTSSITLEWALSLLLQHPHVMRKAQEELDSKVGRKRLVEESDIPQLRYLQAIVRETLRLFPPAPLMLPHKSKEACTVGGYHIPAETILMVNAWEIHRDPKVWNKPLDFKPERFMDKEREISNIQLTESDFEMIPFGAGRRGCPGTSLAMSMVQTALASLLQSFDWSIPDGRVIDMNEGVSLTLPRAVPLEVMIKPRLSHNLY; this is encoded by the exons ATGGAAGTATTCACAGACATATCATCTTCTATGATGTCTGTTATGTTGGTAGGAGCTGCCACAATGCTTGTTGTGGCAACAATTCTACTAAAACGCCATAGAAATTATAGTATCCATCTCCCTCCAGGCCCCAGAGCTCTTCCTGTAATTGGCCACTTTCATCTTCTCATAGATAAAACCAGGCCACTTCACCAGATTCTAAGCTCACTTTCAACACAGTATGGACCTATTATGCATCTCAAATTTGGTAGCTGCCCTGTTTTAGTAGTAAGTTCTTCAGCTTTAGCCAAAGAATGCTTGACGGTGAATGACAAGAATTTTTCATCTCGCCCTTCTCTCGCACAAGGTCAGTTTTTAGGTTACAATAATTATAATCTGGCTTGGGCTCCTTATGGCCGCTATTGGCGAAATGCTAGAAAAATCTGTGTACTTGAGATTCTGACTCCGAAAAGAATCCAAGATTTCGGAAccaagagaaggcaagaaattcaTAAAGCAGTGAATTCTTTGTTTCAGCAGGCACAGTTGAAGAGTATTGTTGACATGAAAAGCGTTTTGGCAAGATTGACTTTTAATATTCTGATGACTATGATTATAGATGAGAAGTACTTCGGAGAGGAATCCGGGATTTCTGTAGATTTAATTACCCACCTGATCGAAGAATTCTTTGTGCTTAATGGAGTAATTGATATTGGGGATTATATTCCCTGGTTGAAGAGGTTTGATTTGCAAGGGTATGAGAAGGCTATGAAGAAGGTACACAAGAATTTAGACTTGTAtatgcagagaattgtggagaagcATAGGGAGAAAGGAATAAAAGACGGGGGGGAGATGGAGGACTTCATTGATGTGCTGATCTCACAGGCAGAGAACAATGGTGAAGCAATTGCTGACAAAGATGCGTTTATTAAAATAACTGCTATT GTTATGTTTAGTGCAGGCTCTGATACATCTTCAATTACCCTAGAGTGGGCACTGTCATTGTTATTGCAACATCCCCATGTAATGAGAAAGGCGCAAGAGGAACTTGATTCTAAAGTTGGAAGGAAGAGACTAGTGGAGGAGTCAGATATACCCCAACTAAGATACTTGCAAGCAATAGTGAGAGAAACTCTACGTCTTTTTCCACCAGCGCCTTTGATGCTGCCACACAAATCTAAAGAGGCTTGCACAGTGGGAGGCTACCATATTCCTGCAGAAACAATACTGATGGTAAATGCATGGGAAATTCATAGGGACCCAAAAGTGTGGAATAAACCATTGGATTTTAAACCAGAACGTTTTATGGACAAGGAGAGAGAGATAAGCAACATCCAATTGACAGAGAGTGACTTTGAGATGATCCCATTTGGAGCGGGGAGAAGAGGATGTCCTGGTACTTCTTTGGCAATGAGTATGGTACAAACCGCTCTTGCAAGTTTGTTGCAAAGCTTTGATTGGTCTATTCCAGATGGAAGAGTCATTGACATGAATGAAGGGGTTAGTTTGACACTACCAAGGGCAGTGCCTTTGGAGGTTATGATCAAGCCTCGTCTTTCTCATAATCTATATTAA